The following proteins come from a genomic window of Lachnoclostridium phytofermentans ISDg:
- a CDS encoding helix-turn-helix transcriptional regulator: MSVSISKVKKYIEENFKDDITLDDIAKNVGYSKYHLNRMFLENTGLTIHKYICERRLTEAADLLLYTDQSIVDIALSIGYTSQQAFTLAFKQMFDCTPYKYRISTMTFVSTKCLEISPSKRDYGVKMIISYGRVAA; encoded by the coding sequence ATGAGTGTAAGTATATCGAAAGTGAAAAAGTATATTGAAGAAAATTTTAAGGATGACATAACTCTTGATGATATAGCGAAGAATGTTGGATATTCAAAATATCATCTAAATCGTATGTTTCTTGAAAATACAGGTCTAACAATCCATAAATATATATGCGAAAGACGATTAACAGAGGCTGCTGATTTATTACTCTATACCGATCAATCGATCGTTGATATCGCATTAAGTATTGGATATACTTCACAACAGGCTTTCACATTGGCATTTAAGCAAATGTTTGATTGTACACCATATAAATATAGGATTAGTACAATGACATTTGTTTCAACGAAATGCTTGGAAATAAGCCCTTCTAAACGTGACTATGGTGTTAAAATGATTATTTCTTATGGGAGGGTGGCAGCATGA
- a CDS encoding ATP-dependent Clp protease proteolytic subunit: MSVVPYVIEQNDRSERSYDIYSRLLKDRIIFINGEVNHVSAGLVIAQLLYLEAEDSKKDIRLYINSPGGSIPDGLAIYDTMRYLKCDVSTTCIGMAASMGSFLLAGGTKGKRFALPNAEILIHQPSGGIQAPAQATDIDIMSKHILNTRRRVNQILSENTGKEISQIEKDTDRDYYMTAEEALNYGIIDKIIK, from the coding sequence ATGAGCGTGGTACCATACGTAATTGAGCAAAACGATCGAAGTGAAAGAAGTTATGATATATATTCTAGATTACTAAAAGACCGAATTATCTTTATCAATGGTGAAGTAAATCATGTTAGTGCTGGCTTAGTAATTGCCCAATTACTTTATTTAGAAGCAGAAGATTCCAAAAAAGATATTAGGCTCTATATTAATAGTCCAGGTGGAAGTATACCGGATGGTCTTGCCATTTATGATACGATGAGGTATTTAAAATGCGATGTTTCCACGACTTGTATTGGAATGGCTGCAAGTATGGGGTCTTTTTTATTAGCAGGAGGTACAAAGGGAAAGCGTTTTGCACTTCCAAATGCAGAGATTTTAATCCATCAACCATCTGGCGGGATACAAGCTCCTGCTCAAGCGACGGATATTGATATTATGAGTAAACATATTTTAAATACAAGAAGACGTGTCAATCAAATTCTTTCAGAAAATACAGGAAAAGAAATTAGCCAAATTGAGAAAGACACAGATCGTGATTATTACATGACAGCGGAAGAAGCATTGAATTATGGAATTATTGATAAGATAATAAAATAA
- a CDS encoding alpha/beta fold hydrolase: MIKKIVRIIKWFGIILLLLVATGLCFPTWTPKIDNENSISELRKVEVNDTSLEVMIRGNNRDNPVIIFVHGGPCCSEIPYVKKYQDLLEKDFTIVHYDQRGSGKSYKFGTDYSDVDASFHVRDLLALTEYIEKYLNQNQVILVGHSYGTYIATQAIAKNPELYRAYVGIGQMSDTIKSELDGLQKCIKAAEARGNTEDVIYLSGLEKSITQGEGITPRNYVRKYGFAARNINENEDYLKGFIFGSEYNLLDTIRFYVASIKYQESLIMEALKNPVSDIVTEINKPVYFVMGKYDCMTSPEAAGEYLNILKGIGTHELVIFENSAHYPQFEEKEKFYKWMCDTFKKGA, translated from the coding sequence ATGATCAAGAAAATTGTTAGGATAATAAAGTGGTTTGGTATAATATTATTGTTACTTGTTGCTACTGGTCTGTGTTTCCCTACGTGGACACCTAAGATAGACAACGAGAACAGTATTAGCGAATTACGCAAAGTTGAGGTGAATGATACCTCACTTGAGGTTATGATACGTGGAAACAATAGAGATAATCCAGTTATTATTTTTGTTCACGGAGGTCCCTGTTGCTCTGAAATACCGTATGTAAAGAAGTATCAAGATTTACTTGAAAAAGACTTTACTATCGTTCATTATGACCAGCGCGGTAGTGGTAAATCATATAAGTTTGGTACAGATTATTCTGACGTTGACGCATCCTTCCATGTGAGGGATTTACTTGCATTGACAGAGTATATAGAGAAATATTTGAACCAAAATCAAGTAATCTTAGTAGGACATTCATATGGAACTTATATAGCCACTCAGGCAATAGCTAAGAATCCTGAATTGTACCGTGCATATGTTGGAATAGGGCAGATGTCAGATACTATAAAGAGTGAATTGGATGGTTTGCAAAAATGTATTAAGGCGGCGGAAGCAAGAGGAAATACAGAGGATGTTATTTATTTGAGTGGATTGGAGAAATCCATTACACAAGGAGAAGGTATCACACCGCGGAATTATGTGAGAAAATACGGATTCGCTGCGAGAAATATTAACGAAAATGAAGATTATTTAAAGGGATTTATTTTTGGTAGTGAATATAATTTATTGGACACCATTCGATTTTATGTAGCATCAATTAAATACCAAGAATCTTTGATCATGGAAGCACTCAAAAATCCAGTTTCTGATATTGTTACAGAGATTAATAAACCTGTGTATTTTGTAATGGGGAAATATGATTGCATGACTTCGCCAGAAGCCGCAGGAGAATATCTAAATATATTAAAGGGGATAGGAACACATGAGTTAGTAATATTTGAGAACTCAGCACATTATCCTCAATTTGAAGAAAAAGAAAAATTCTATAAATGGATGTGTGATACATTCAAAAAAGGAGCATAA
- a CDS encoding LytR/AlgR family response regulator transcription factor translates to MLTIGICDDEKKILDELKTSIESILQKHSMEGNILLFPSASTFFESYIKNPIDILLLDIDMPEKSGMELAKDLSLAEQDTVFAFVTNQEALVYQSFECHPFAFLRKDYLDEELESTLLRMIDTALSKAQTYSFTYRGVITKVYIEDIVYFESDLNYVKLVTTKEMYRYRETLSNLCESFHGKKFLRIHKGFLLNMNYIYSIRQEEVELTNHTVLPIGRTNREIVKDQLFRYLRGISL, encoded by the coding sequence ATGCTAACCATAGGGATTTGTGATGATGAGAAGAAGATTTTGGATGAACTAAAGACTAGTATAGAGTCTATACTGCAAAAACATTCAATGGAAGGAAACATTTTATTATTTCCTAGTGCAAGTACTTTTTTTGAAAGCTACATAAAGAATCCGATTGATATCTTATTATTAGATATTGATATGCCAGAAAAATCGGGAATGGAGTTAGCAAAGGATCTGTCATTAGCAGAGCAAGATACTGTATTTGCCTTTGTTACAAATCAAGAAGCTCTTGTTTATCAGTCTTTTGAATGTCACCCATTTGCATTTTTAAGAAAAGATTACCTTGATGAGGAGTTAGAATCTACGTTACTACGAATGATTGATACTGCTCTTTCGAAAGCGCAAACTTATTCCTTTACTTATCGTGGAGTTATAACCAAGGTGTACATCGAGGATATCGTATATTTTGAATCGGATTTAAATTATGTAAAGTTAGTTACGACAAAAGAGATGTATCGATACCGTGAAACGCTATCTAATTTATGTGAATCTTTTCATGGTAAGAAATTTTTGCGTATTCATAAAGGGTTTTTACTAAATATGAATTACATATACTCCATACGGCAAGAAGAAGTAGAATTAACCAATCATACCGTGTTGCCAATTGGACGAACCAATAGAGAAATAGTAAAGGATCAGCTATTTCGATACCTTAGAGGGATTAGTTTATGA
- a CDS encoding sensor histidine kinase → MIGGKKNIWNQTLDHTASELLAEKMELEYQYEELLRKYEEQQYQKEKIDQLHENTRRLKHDMKNHMLVLANYLNQENVYEAKQYLSKVLDKLNHIYTYIETGNAVLNSCINTKLEMAHQMGITFKAEIENLSFSKLGSIDLTALLMNLLDNALEASQREERKEIQIQIIKKRGYETILVKNFISNSVLQYNKDLKTTKTQNSKEHGYGLVQIRSIVEMYHGMIDIYEEEGWFCCFIAFPLSD, encoded by the coding sequence ATGATAGGTGGAAAGAAAAACATTTGGAATCAAACCTTGGATCATACAGCTTCTGAACTATTAGCAGAGAAGATGGAGTTAGAATATCAGTATGAGGAGCTGCTTAGAAAATATGAAGAACAGCAATATCAAAAAGAAAAGATAGATCAACTGCATGAAAATACCAGAAGATTAAAACATGATATGAAAAATCATATGCTTGTATTAGCAAATTATTTAAATCAAGAAAATGTGTATGAAGCGAAACAGTATCTATCTAAAGTCTTGGACAAATTAAATCATATCTACACTTACATAGAAACTGGGAATGCAGTTTTAAATTCTTGCATTAATACCAAATTGGAAATGGCTCACCAAATGGGGATTACGTTTAAAGCGGAAATAGAGAATCTTTCTTTTTCAAAACTGGGTAGTATAGATTTAACCGCCTTACTAATGAATCTTTTAGATAATGCCTTGGAAGCTAGTCAAAGAGAAGAGAGGAAAGAAATACAGATACAGATTATTAAAAAAAGAGGGTACGAGACGATCTTAGTTAAGAATTTTATTTCGAATTCTGTATTGCAATACAATAAAGATTTGAAAACAACAAAGACTCAAAACTCAAAAGAACATGGATATGGATTAGTACAAATTAGAAGCATTGTCGAGATGTATCATGGAATGATCGACATATATGAAGAGGAAGGTTGGTTTTGTTGTTTCATTGCGTTTCCATTGTCAGATTAG
- a CDS encoding ATP-binding cassette domain-containing protein: protein MIIAKDLQREFHTKKGIVKAIDGITFHVPEGEIIGIVGENGAGKTTLLHMVAGLLAPTDGYLRTRKEIPYISRKALSEDIAVLFGRSSRLHEQMTVKESMELEAISYGVPKEEYQRKLLILDQLLSLSKVFENHKEQLSLGERMRADLGVLLIRNAKLIILDEALM from the coding sequence TTGATTATTGCTAAGGATCTTCAACGCGAATTTCATACTAAGAAAGGAATTGTTAAAGCCATTGATGGTATAACATTTCATGTGCCTGAAGGCGAGATAATAGGCATTGTTGGTGAAAATGGAGCAGGTAAAACGACCTTACTACATATGGTTGCTGGACTTTTAGCGCCAACCGATGGATATCTTCGCACGAGGAAGGAAATACCCTATATCTCAAGGAAGGCGTTATCTGAAGATATTGCTGTATTATTTGGGAGAAGCTCCAGGCTTCATGAGCAAATGACTGTGAAGGAATCAATGGAACTTGAAGCGATTTCATATGGGGTTCCCAAGGAGGAATATCAAAGAAAATTATTAATACTAGATCAACTTCTTAGTCTTAGCAAGGTATTTGAAAATCATAAAGAGCAATTATCTCTTGGAGAGCGAATGAGGGCAGATTTAGGAGTGTTATTAATAAGAAATGCAAAACTTATTATATTAGATGAAGCTTTGATGTAA
- a CDS encoding ATP-binding cassette domain-containing protein has translation MVRNAVSEYLLELTKQNGTTIVFTSHDMQDIKSLCQRLLVLKKGKSLYYGSVNYAINKYQSRRSLELEVDGKIPDLSDLPVKRYQYQNQILTIDYDSNCLSTKVIMRHILEQTQIKSVKTHQGGLEEAMQSLMSKGD, from the coding sequence ATGGTTCGTAATGCAGTATCTGAATATCTTCTGGAACTAACAAAACAAAACGGTACCACAATAGTTTTCACCTCACATGATATGCAAGACATAAAATCGTTGTGTCAACGGTTACTTGTATTAAAAAAGGGAAAAAGCCTTTATTATGGAAGTGTTAATTACGCTATCAACAAATATCAGTCAAGGCGAAGCCTTGAGCTAGAAGTAGATGGGAAGATACCCGATTTATCTGATTTGCCTGTAAAACGATATCAATATCAGAATCAAATCTTAACTATTGATTATGATAGTAATTGTTTATCGACAAAAGTAATAATGAGACATATCTTAGAGCAGACACAGATAAAAAGCGTGAAAACACATCAAGGTGGTTTAGAAGAGGCTATGCAGTCCTTAATGAGTAAAGGAGATTAG
- a CDS encoding ABC transporter ATP-binding protein, producing the protein MEDALIKVNHVSKSFRTTKQNQGILNAIKHMVKPNYILKKAVDDINFTIKEGEMVGFLGPNGSGKSTTVKMLSGILHPDKGSIEVGDFIPYRDRKKYVSQIGVVFGQKSQLAWDLPVIESFDLLKHIYRIEEKKYQDNLERFVSLLDMGEFLSQPVRQLSLGQRMRADIAASLLHSPKIVFFDEPTIGVDVVGKEKIREFIVELNKTDRITMLFTTHDMRDIEKTCNKIIIIDHGTMIYDGSLASIKERYGNTMKIEVTMDKYQEITNLKDVIIENVSNQGDYKYRFLFDKNKVSLDFLMKEILTTYLVKDFSMIEPDLESIIREIYEGEVILCQANH; encoded by the coding sequence ATGGAAGATGCATTAATTAAAGTAAATCATGTAAGCAAATCTTTTCGAACTACGAAACAAAACCAGGGGATTTTAAATGCCATAAAGCATATGGTAAAACCAAACTACATATTAAAAAAAGCAGTTGATGATATCAACTTTACAATTAAGGAAGGAGAAATGGTAGGTTTTCTTGGACCAAATGGTTCCGGTAAGTCTACCACAGTAAAGATGCTATCTGGAATTTTGCATCCAGATAAAGGAAGTATTGAAGTGGGAGATTTTATTCCATATCGTGACAGAAAAAAATATGTATCCCAAATTGGAGTTGTATTCGGACAAAAGTCACAGCTTGCTTGGGATTTACCGGTTATAGAAAGTTTTGATTTATTAAAACACATTTATAGAATAGAAGAAAAAAAGTATCAAGATAATCTAGAACGTTTCGTTTCCTTACTTGATATGGGTGAGTTTTTATCACAGCCAGTACGTCAATTATCACTTGGTCAACGCATGAGAGCAGATATTGCTGCGTCACTTTTACATTCTCCCAAAATAGTATTTTTTGACGAACCTACCATTGGTGTAGACGTCGTTGGAAAAGAAAAGATTAGAGAGTTTATCGTTGAGTTAAATAAAACAGACCGAATTACCATGCTATTTACAACTCATGATATGAGAGATATTGAGAAGACTTGTAATAAAATAATTATTATTGATCATGGTACAATGATTTATGATGGTTCATTAGCATCCATAAAAGAACGATATGGAAATACCATGAAAATCGAAGTAACTATGGATAAGTACCAAGAAATCACTAATCTTAAGGATGTAATAATTGAGAATGTTTCTAATCAAGGAGATTATAAGTATCGATTTTTGTTTGATAAAAATAAAGTATCACTGGACTTTTTAATGAAAGAAATTTTAACTACGTATTTAGTAAAAGATTTTTCTATGATAGAACCAGATCTTGAAAGTATCATAAGAGAAATTTATGAAGGAGAGGTAATACTATGTCAAGCAAACCATTAG
- a CDS encoding ABC transporter permease yields MSSKPLGDIYISFAKKKFLSCMAYRFDHWMTIFSSVFTVIISFYLYSALYSGNTEFDGITLSMVATNLIISFVIGDAFAMDDEFLHNKINNGTIANEFLRPVNFKLRILAEDLGQTFYNLIFRSGPAFLLTVLLIDMEPPKSIVYLMLSIIALLFGYFVCWNLSFIVQTLAFWIINVWSISTIKGVLFSLLSGCILPLWFLPDTVRTIASFTPFSSIYFGTVQIYLGLVNEREIVAIYFKQWIWIVLLYLIGDFLWRRGQKKLIVQGG; encoded by the coding sequence ATGTCAAGCAAACCATTAGGAGATATTTATATATCGTTTGCAAAAAAGAAATTTTTAAGTTGCATGGCATACCGATTCGATCATTGGATGACGATTTTTAGTTCAGTTTTTACTGTTATAATTTCCTTTTATCTATACAGCGCATTGTACTCTGGAAATACAGAATTTGATGGAATAACTCTATCGATGGTCGCGACCAATCTTATTATTTCTTTCGTAATTGGGGATGCATTTGCTATGGATGATGAATTTTTACATAATAAGATCAATAACGGTACCATTGCAAATGAATTTTTAAGACCGGTGAATTTTAAGCTACGTATATTAGCAGAAGATTTGGGTCAGACATTTTATAATTTGATATTTCGAAGTGGTCCTGCATTCTTGCTTACAGTATTGTTGATTGATATGGAGCCACCAAAGAGTATTGTTTATCTAATGCTAAGTATCATTGCTTTATTATTCGGATATTTTGTCTGTTGGAATTTAAGTTTTATCGTTCAGACTTTAGCATTTTGGATAATTAATGTTTGGAGTATATCTACTATAAAAGGTGTTCTTTTTAGTTTACTTTCTGGATGTATTTTACCACTATGGTTTTTACCAGATACTGTTCGTACAATTGCCTCTTTCACTCCATTTAGCTCCATTTATTTTGGTACAGTTCAGATTTATCTCGGATTGGTAAATGAACGAGAAATAGTAGCAATCTATTTCAAGCAATGGATTTGGATTGTATTATTATATCTCATAGGAGATTTCTTATGGAGGCGTGGTCAAAAGAAATTGATTGTGCAAGGGGGGTAG
- a CDS encoding ABC transporter permease — MKDAITMFFQYSRVTMKSWFQYRVDALLRSLAVFLREATGIVSIVLVLTKFDINGIISWDVDELVFLYSFLFSTYGILIIFFTGLRDFGKTIQDGTFDRFLLRPRGVLFQIIASDADWFAAVGHGVLGVVLFSYAISRIDVVWNLGNILYLATAFIGGILIQGAIFLFFASLSFYFVKASNVRGALFWNLRNLAGYPLSIFPKMIQCMLMYVVPFAFVNYFPAQYLLRNDDLIYYPEVYLYLTPLIGIAMYLGAYCFWRTAIKHYKSTGN, encoded by the coding sequence ATGAAGGATGCAATCACAATGTTTTTTCAATATTCCCGTGTAACTATGAAATCATGGTTTCAGTACCGGGTAGATGCCTTACTACGATCCCTTGCAGTTTTTTTACGTGAAGCGACCGGAATTGTATCAATAGTTTTGGTACTTACAAAATTTGATATAAATGGTATCATTAGCTGGGATGTAGATGAGCTTGTGTTTTTATACAGTTTTTTATTTAGTACCTACGGTATTTTAATTATTTTTTTTACTGGGCTTCGCGACTTTGGAAAAACAATTCAAGATGGTACGTTTGACCGTTTTTTACTGCGTCCACGAGGAGTTTTATTTCAAATCATAGCAAGTGACGCAGATTGGTTTGCTGCGGTTGGTCATGGAGTGTTAGGAGTCGTATTATTCTCATATGCGATAAGCAGAATAGATGTTGTATGGAATCTGGGAAACATCCTATATTTAGCTACGGCTTTTATTGGTGGGATTTTGATTCAGGGAGCAATATTTTTATTTTTTGCAAGCCTTAGTTTTTATTTTGTAAAAGCAAGTAATGTACGTGGAGCATTATTTTGGAATCTACGTAATCTTGCTGGTTATCCACTTAGTATCTTCCCTAAAATGATACAATGCATGTTAATGTATGTTGTACCGTTTGCATTCGTTAACTATTTTCCAGCTCAATATTTACTACGAAATGATGACCTTATCTATTATCCAGAAGTCTATCTATATCTGACTCCACTTATAGGGATTGCTATGTATTTGGGAGCATATTGTTTTTGGAGAACGGCAATAAAGCATTATAAAAGTACTGGAAATTAA
- a CDS encoding DUF3201 domain-containing protein — MDKLKTLNEIYIEINQKKKELIHFFKEKGFQYRCGYYNQHSVKVDNEWITEEYPIPVISMEQIGDLGIDISHIFFEIVVTREQALTLDFEKLRPYRFEVYGVENFLNDFYNETLPLQDIKKKIRRSDEESIGISFFFIIDEPVDQIGNAVIDIHKKIILKERLI; from the coding sequence GTGGATAAGCTTAAGACGTTAAATGAGATTTACATAGAAATAAATCAAAAGAAGAAGGAATTGATTCATTTTTTTAAGGAAAAAGGATTTCAATACCGATGTGGTTATTACAATCAACATAGTGTTAAGGTAGACAATGAATGGATTACAGAGGAGTATCCGATACCCGTAATATCAATGGAGCAGATAGGTGACCTTGGTATCGATATTAGTCATATTTTTTTTGAGATTGTGGTAACTAGAGAACAGGCATTAACGCTTGACTTTGAGAAGCTTAGGCCTTATCGATTTGAAGTATATGGTGTTGAGAATTTCTTGAATGATTTTTATAATGAGACATTACCATTACAGGATATTAAAAAGAAAATTCGAAGAAGTGATGAAGAATCTATTGGTATTAGTTTTTTCTTTATCATAGATGAACCAGTAGATCAAATTGGTAATGCAGTGATTGATATTCACAAAAAGATAATTCTCAAAGAAAGGTTAATATAG
- a CDS encoding exodeoxyribonuclease III: MKLISWNVNGIRACVQKGFCDFFKEVDADIFCIQESKLQAGQIELDFEGYYQYWNYAEKKGYSGTAIFTKKEPLQVTYGMGIEEHDKEGRVITLEFEDFYMVTVYTPNSQNELARLSYRMEWEDEFRRFLKKLEETKPVVVCGDLNVAHKEIDLKNPNTNQMNAGFTIEERTKFSELLEAGFIDTFRYFYPDAMDMYSWWSYRFKAREKNTGWRIDYFLASQGLESKLVSAKIHSQILGSDHCPIELEIK; encoded by the coding sequence ATGAAATTAATATCATGGAATGTAAATGGAATTCGTGCATGTGTTCAAAAGGGATTCTGTGATTTTTTTAAAGAAGTAGATGCAGACATCTTTTGTATTCAGGAAAGTAAACTGCAGGCTGGACAGATAGAGCTTGATTTTGAAGGATATTATCAATACTGGAATTATGCTGAGAAAAAGGGGTATTCGGGTACTGCTATCTTCACAAAGAAAGAACCATTACAAGTTACCTATGGAATGGGTATTGAGGAACATGATAAGGAAGGCCGAGTTATTACGTTAGAATTTGAAGATTTTTATATGGTAACAGTGTATACTCCGAATTCTCAAAACGAATTAGCACGACTCTCCTACCGTATGGAATGGGAGGATGAGTTCCGTCGCTTTCTTAAGAAATTGGAAGAAACAAAACCAGTCGTTGTGTGTGGGGATTTAAATGTAGCGCATAAAGAGATAGACCTTAAGAATCCAAATACAAATCAGATGAATGCAGGTTTTACAATCGAAGAGCGAACAAAGTTTAGTGAGCTGTTAGAGGCTGGGTTTATTGATACGTTCCGTTATTTTTATCCAGATGCCATGGATATGTATTCTTGGTGGTCTTATCGATTTAAAGCGAGAGAGAAGAATACAGGTTGGCGTATTGACTATTTCTTAGCATCCCAAGGATTAGAAAGTAAATTGGTTAGTGCAAAGATTCATTCACAGATTTTGGGATCTGACCATTGTCCAATTGAATTAGAGATAAAGTAA
- a CDS encoding DUF4362 domain-containing protein: MDCSNPVKLLLSVSFDYTIEMAYQNNDILNTPDAKSINTGRLNLFIENVNNKISDCVFITTFGLDGPPTTSILKFDGNTISYTFDNSRYSKIPGDISSHKIKKIYTEKNKDGDNLIFTSYHAVTFDNVDYTIFNDFVFINVKRRY; the protein is encoded by the coding sequence ATGGATTGCAGTAATCCTGTGAAACTATTATTGTCTGTGTCTTTTGACTATACAATTGAGATGGCATACCAAAATAATGATATTTTAAATACTCCGGATGCAAAGTCTATTAACACTGGTAGGCTTAATCTTTTTATAGAGAACGTAAACAATAAGATATCAGACTGTGTATTTATCACCACCTTCGGATTAGATGGTCCACCTACTACAAGTATCTTAAAATTCGATGGAAATACCATTTCCTACACATTTGATAATTCAAGATATAGTAAGATACCTGGTGATATCTCTTCCCATAAAATTAAAAAGATCTATACAGAAAAAAATAAAGATGGTGATAATCTTATCTTTACAAGTTATCATGCAGTTACTTTTGATAATGTTGATTATACAATATTTAACGATTTTGTATTTATTAATGTTAAAAGAAGATATTAG
- a CDS encoding desulfoferrodoxin family protein encodes MMKFYKCDDDSLIIPVTNTYASVEYLKNAEEISPNTMEASTEKHIPIVTCSGNTVKVNVGSVAHPMTEEHSITTVILETRSGGQYKFLHHGDEPIVHFDVSSGDKAMAAYAYCNLHGLWKADID; translated from the coding sequence ATGATGAAATTTTATAAATGCGATGACGACAGTCTAATTATTCCAGTTACGAATACTTATGCTTCTGTTGAATACCTTAAGAACGCGGAAGAAATAAGCCCTAATACTATGGAGGCAAGTACGGAGAAACACATCCCTATTGTCACCTGTAGCGGTAATACCGTAAAAGTAAACGTTGGTAGTGTTGCTCATCCAATGACAGAAGAACATTCTATCACGACCGTCATTTTAGAAACTCGGAGTGGTGGACAGTATAAATTCTTACACCATGGAGATGAACCAATCGTTCATTTTGATGTATCCTCTGGTGATAAGGCAATGGCTGCTTATGCTTACTGCAATTTGCATGGTCTATGGAAAGCAGATATTGATTAA
- a CDS encoding FMN-dependent NADH-azoreductase translates to MSKVLYIKANIKLEGVSRTFQVSDHFIEEYKKQHPEDEVVVLDLYKENIDFLRPEDLEAMADINDETKKNTTFLKYAFQFAEADKYVIAAPMWNLGSPAILKAYFDYITITGITFHYTAEGPKGLLQNKKAVHIVARGGEYGNAPYEMGDRYVKTILGFLGVSDIQTIAIENLDIIGADVEAKVKEGKEKAGLVAKEF, encoded by the coding sequence ATGAGTAAAGTATTATATATCAAAGCTAACATAAAGTTAGAAGGCGTTTCAAGAACATTTCAGGTATCTGATCATTTCATAGAGGAATATAAAAAGCAACATCCTGAGGATGAGGTAGTTGTATTAGATTTATATAAAGAAAATATTGATTTTTTACGCCCTGAAGATTTAGAGGCAATGGCTGATATAAATGATGAAACTAAGAAAAATACAACATTCCTTAAGTATGCTTTTCAGTTTGCAGAGGCAGATAAATATGTAATTGCAGCACCTATGTGGAACTTGGGATCCCCTGCAATATTGAAAGCTTATTTCGATTACATTACCATAACAGGTATTACATTCCATTATACAGCAGAAGGCCCAAAAGGACTTTTACAAAATAAGAAGGCGGTACACATTGTAGCCAGAGGTGGCGAGTATGGTAACGCTCCTTATGAAATGGGTGATCGTTATGTAAAAACTATCTTAGGTTTCCTTGGTGTTAGTGATATTCAAACGATAGCAATTGAGAACTTGGATATTATTGGAGCTGATGTTGAAGCTAAGGTTAAAGAAGGAAAAGAAAAAGCTGGTTTAGTAGCAAAAGAATTTTAA